The DNA segment GGCGGGACCTTGCCGAACGCCGCGAATACCGTCCCCTCGCCGAGATCTCGCCGCACCTGCCGCGCGCCGTGGTCGCCGCGGAAGACGGGCGCTTCTGGACGCACCACGGCTTCGACTGGGTGGAGATGCGCCGGGCCCGCCGCGACGCCACCGGGGGCGGGCGGGTGCGCGGCGCGTCGACCATCACCCAGCAGCTGATGAAGAACCTGTTCGGCTGCGCCTGCCGCAATCCGCTCCGCAAGGTGTACGACCTGGCGCTCACGCCCGCGGCCGAGCTGATCCTGGGGAAGCGCCGGATACTGGAGCTGTACCTGAACCACGTGGAGTGGGGAGACGGCGTCTTCGGCGCCGAGGCGGCCGCGCGGCATCACTATCACGTGGGCGCGCGGGAGCTGTCGCGGACGCAGTCGGCCGGGCTGGCGGCGCTCCTCCCCAACCCGCACCAGCGCACCACCGGCAACACTCCCGCCTACCGCCAGCAGATCCTGGAGCGGATGCGGGCGCGGGGATGGTAGTGCGCGCTCCGGACGCGCGGCGCATCGCCGTGCGGCGCGCGTGACTCAATCCAGCTCTGACCCACCTTCGCCGCCCCGGAGATGTCCGGCCCGCGGGCGCGATCAAAATCCCGCTCGCCGTCCCTCTATCTGATCATGCAGGAGATTCCGCACCCAACGCGGAATCTCCCGCTTCCGCTCTTCCTCTCCATCCCGCGCACGAGGAGATTCTGATGAGCAAGCTCAGCGACAAGGTGCCGATCCCACCCAAGGACCTGATGAACACCAACCTTAGCTCGGCCACCGAAGCCACGATGCTGAAGAAGTTCGGCTCGCCGGGAACGCCGAAGCCGGGGTGCGGCCCCGCGTCGGCCGCCATGAAGCCGCGGCTGGTCACCGCGAACGTGGGGCCGTTCAAGGTCACCGGGCTGGTGTTCGCGGTCGAGTCGCTGAAGCAGATCTTCGCCGAGGTGCAGACGAAACACCCCGACGTGTTCAAGGCCGTGAAGACGGCAGGGATGTGGTGCGTGCGGCATCGCAACCACAATTCCTCCAAGCTGTCGAACCACAGCTGGGGAACCACGATCGACCTGTTCTTCGGAACGGCCGTGGTCGATCAGGGGGTGCACCTGACGCACCGCGGCATGCTCCCGCTCTTCCCCATCTTCAACAAGCACGGATGGTACTGGGGCGCCGAGTTCTCGGGAGATTCCGTCGACAGCATGCACTTTGAGCTGAGCGAGGAGACGATCCTCAAGCTCGAGCTCTGATCGGAGACGGAAGCTCAGTCCCCCGCCGCCGCCGGCTCGGCTTCGGGGGCGAGCTCCACGTGCATGCCGTCGGCCAGGCGGCGGAGGAGCGAGGGGTCGCGGGCGAGGTACTGGAAGACGGTGAGCACGCGCTCCTGCGGCACGCCGTTGGGGCGCAGGTGGTTGCGCACGCGGCGCGCGTCCGCCTCCATCTGCGGATTGCGCTGCTTGAAGTGGCGGATGACCGTGCGCTCCGCCTTCGCCGCCTCCAGCAGCGCGCGGTTGCGCCGCCCTCCGACGGCGTCGCGCAGGTTGGCGTCGATCCCCTCGGCGACGTCGATCACGCTCCCCCACCCCTCCACCAGCGCGCGGCGGAGCGCGTCCATCCGTGCCCAGAGTTCCGCTGGCATGTGGCGGCGGGCGACGCGGTCCCACAGCTCGTGCCCGGGAAGGCGCAGCTCGTCGTCGGTGATCGCCAGCCGCTCGCGCGCCTCCGCGATCTCCGTGGGGACGATGCTGGCGCCGAAGCGGGGGAAGACCACCGGCGCGCGGATCCCGAACGCGGCGAAGAGCGGCCGCACCTGCGCGAAGTACGCCGTCTCCGCCGGGCCGCCGACGTACGACAGCGTGGGGAAGACGGAAGATTCGACGACCGGGCGCAGGAAGACGTTGGGGCTGAGCGCCCGCGGATCGGCGGCCACGACGGCGCGCAGGTCGTCGAGCGAGAAGTGCCGCCGCGCGTCCTTCGCCACGAATCCCCCGCCCTCGCGGTACAGCCGCTCGCGCCCGGCGGGACCGTGCCAGAAGACGTTCGTCGCCTCCTCCACCAGCGTGACCTGCGAGGGGTAGCCGGCCGCCGCGAGCGCCGCCGTCTGCTCGGCGACCAGCCGCTCGTGCTCGGCGGCGTGCTCCAGCTCGGCCAGCAGCACGTGCGCGGAGGCCGCCTTCAGCGCCGGATCGGCCGCGTCGGTGACGAAGAGATCGAAATCGGCGAAGAGCGACGCGATCGCGTCCCGGAACGCCGCGCCGATGGTGGCGCCGGGGCGGTACGCGCCTCGAAGCTGCGCGAGCCAGGGCGACGCATCTCCATCTCCCGAAACGACATCGGCGAACTCGTCCAACCTTGCTTCGACGTCCGCGCCCAGCCGCATCTCGCTCATCGGCACGGCCACGGGCGCCGTGGCGGCCACGGCCACGCGGCGCAGCTCGCCCGCGGCATCGACCGCGAAGGCGTGGTTCACCTCGGCGAAGTCGTGGTCTTCCGACGCCGCCCAGAAGACGGGGAGAACGACCACGCCGAGCGCACGCTCCAGCGCCTCGGCCAGGCGCACGGCGGAGAGGATCTTGTGGACGGTGTAGAGCGGGCCGGTGAAGAGGCCGGCCTGCTGCCCGGTGGTCACCATCGCCCCGCCTTCCTCGACGAAGCGGCGGAGGCGCCCGGCGGCGCGCGCGGAGGTCGGCGCCAGCGCGGCGGCGGCGTGCTCGCGCTCGGCGCGGCCGAAGCGGGCCCGCACCTCGGCCAGCTTGGCGCGCCAGGCGGACAGGTCGCGGGGGTTGCCCTCGTAGAAGGCGGCGGCCCGCGGGACGCCGGCCAGGAAATCGTCCACCAGCCGGTTGCCGCGGATCTGCGCGACGTGCAGGTGCAGGCTCAGCGTGCCCTCCGCCGCGGGAGGCCGCATCCGCAATCCATGGTCGTCATCCTCATCCGTTCTCCACCCGCAACATCCGCTCGCGCATTCGTTCGATGCATTTCGTAACGAGATAGGTTACAGACTCGGACGGCGGCGGGCAACCGGTCCCGCTTTCCGTGCGCGTCCCCGGCATCGCGTGAGACCAAGCCGTGTCAGTCCCGCCCCTTGTGGTACGGCTCGCCGCGAAGGATGGTGCCGGCGCGGTAGAGCTGCTCGGCGAGGACCAGGCGCGCGATCTCGTGCGGCAGCGTCATGGCCGAGAGCGAGAGCCGGTGGCGGGCGCGGGCCAGGATCTCGTCCGACAGCCCGTACGCCCCGCCGACGACGAACGCCGCGCCGGGGCTCCCCCGCACCCCCAGCTCGTTCAGCCAGTCGGCCAGCTGCTGCGACGTCCACGGCTTTCCCGTCTCGTGCAGCGCCACGATCTCCACCCCGGCGGGAACGCGCGCCAGCAGCCGCTTCCCCTCCTCGTCGCGCACGCGCGCCGCGTCGCCCGCGCGGCGGAAGGCCTCCTCCTTCACCTCGCCCACGTCCAGCGGAAAGTACCGCCTGGCGCGCGACTCGTACTCGGCGATGAGGTCCGCCGCCTCTCCGCGCGGACGGCCGACGGCCAGCAGCAGCAGCTTCATCGATCGACGTCGGAGGATGGGGAGACGAGGATTCGGCCGGGAGCGGCCAACCTCGTTCGCATCCCCCCGCGATGCAAGGAGGGCGACTCGCGAGGCGGCCCGTCTCCCTCTATCTTCCCCCCGTTCCACGACCCGGCGGAACCTTCCACACTGCACGTTCAGGAGGCACGATGCGGGACCCGCGTGTGTCGGCGATGGCCGACGGGCTGATCGGCTCGGAGATCCTGCGGATCGCGGCCGACGTCCGCGCGATGCTCGCGCAGGGCGCGGAGGTGTGCAACCTGACCGTGGGCGACTTCGCGCCGGCCGAGTTCCCCGCCCCGAAGGAGCTGGTGGACGGGATCGTCGACGCGCTGCGCGCCGGGGAGACGAACTATCCGCCGTCGGACGGGGTGGCGCAGCTGCGCAAGGCCGTGGGCGACTTCTACCGCGACTGGCTGGGGCTGGACTACGGCATCGACTCCATCCTGGTCACCGGCGGCTCGCGGCCGGGGCTTTATGCCTCGTATCTCACCGTGATCGACCCGGGCGACACCGTGGTCTACCCGGTCCCGTCGTGGAACAACAACCACTACGTGCACCTCTCGGGCGCGCACGGGATCCCCGTCTTCTGCCACGCCGGCGACGCGTTCCTTCCCACGCGCGCGGCGCTGGAAGAGGCGGTGCGCGGCGCGCGGATGCTGGTGCTGAACTCGCCGCTGAACCCGTCGGGCACCGCGTTCACCGCCGGGCAGCTGGGGGAGATCTGCGACCTGGTGCTGGAGGAGAACGCCCGCCGCGGCCCGGACGAGCGGCCGCTGTACCTGCTGTACGATTCCGTCTACTGGATGCTGACCTTCGGGGCGACCGAGCACGTGAACCCGGTGTCGCTGCGTCCGGAGATGCGGGATTACACCATCTTCATCGACGGCATCTCCAAGTCGTTCGCCTCCACCGGCGTGCGCGTGGGGTGGATCGTGGGGCCGGCCGACCTGGTGAAGCGGATGGCCAGCCTGGTGGGCCACGTGGGCGCGTGGGCCCCGCGCGCCGAGCAGATCGCCGTCGCGCGGCTGCTGGGGGACCGCGCGGCAATCGAATCGTACCACGACACCATGCTCTCCGAGGTGTTCGCGCGGCTGGAGGCGATCTACGAGGGGCTGCTGGCGCTGCGCGGCCGCGGCTTCCCGGTCGAGGCGGTGATGCCGATGGGCGCCATCTACCTGAGCGCGCGCTTCGAGCTGCACGGCGCCGCGACGCCCGAGGGACAGACGCTGCGCACCAACGACGACATCCGCCACTACCTCCTGGGGGCCGCGGGGATGGCCATCGTCCCCTTCCAGGCGTTCGGGCTCCCCGACGAGAGCGGCTGGTTCCGGCTCTCCGTCGGCGCCGTCTCGCGCGGCGAGATTGCCCCGATGCTGCAGCGGCTGGAGAGCGCCCTCGCCGCGCTGCACTTCGGCACCGCCTCCGCCGCCGCGGCCTGACGGACGTCGCGAACTGCAGGTTGCACGCGGAGAAGCGGGG comes from the Longimicrobium sp. genome and includes:
- the bshC gene encoding bacillithiol biosynthesis cysteine-adding enzyme BshC, with the translated sequence MRPPAAEGTLSLHLHVAQIRGNRLVDDFLAGVPRAAAFYEGNPRDLSAWRAKLAEVRARFGRAEREHAAAALAPTSARAAGRLRRFVEEGGAMVTTGQQAGLFTGPLYTVHKILSAVRLAEALERALGVVVLPVFWAASEDHDFAEVNHAFAVDAAGELRRVAVAATAPVAVPMSEMRLGADVEARLDEFADVVSGDGDASPWLAQLRGAYRPGATIGAAFRDAIASLFADFDLFVTDAADPALKAASAHVLLAELEHAAEHERLVAEQTAALAAAGYPSQVTLVEEATNVFWHGPAGRERLYREGGGFVAKDARRHFSLDDLRAVVAADPRALSPNVFLRPVVESSVFPTLSYVGGPAETAYFAQVRPLFAAFGIRAPVVFPRFGASIVPTEIAEARERLAITDDELRLPGHELWDRVARRHMPAELWARMDALRRALVEGWGSVIDVAEGIDANLRDAVGGRRNRALLEAAKAERTVIRHFKQRNPQMEADARRVRNHLRPNGVPQERVLTVFQYLARDPSLLRRLADGMHVELAPEAEPAAAGD
- a CDS encoding pyridoxal phosphate-dependent aminotransferase; protein product: MRDPRVSAMADGLIGSEILRIAADVRAMLAQGAEVCNLTVGDFAPAEFPAPKELVDGIVDALRAGETNYPPSDGVAQLRKAVGDFYRDWLGLDYGIDSILVTGGSRPGLYASYLTVIDPGDTVVYPVPSWNNNHYVHLSGAHGIPVFCHAGDAFLPTRAALEEAVRGARMLVLNSPLNPSGTAFTAGQLGEICDLVLEENARRGPDERPLYLLYDSVYWMLTFGATEHVNPVSLRPEMRDYTIFIDGISKSFASTGVRVGWIVGPADLVKRMASLVGHVGAWAPRAEQIAVARLLGDRAAIESYHDTMLSEVFARLEAIYEGLLALRGRGFPVEAVMPMGAIYLSARFELHGAATPEGQTLRTNDDIRHYLLGAAGMAIVPFQAFGLPDESGWFRLSVGAVSRGEIAPMLQRLESALAALHFGTASAAAA
- the mtgA gene encoding monofunctional biosynthetic peptidoglycan transglycosylase; translation: MRFRRPPPIEPGDDATLPYEPAEPRPRRRRLAVRLAFWVGKVLAGYYVLCLLLLVVYRFVPPPATGVGLQRRLEAWAGGRDLAERREYRPLAEISPHLPRAVVAAEDGRFWTHHGFDWVEMRRARRDATGGGRVRGASTITQQLMKNLFGCACRNPLRKVYDLALTPAAELILGKRRILELYLNHVEWGDGVFGAEAAARHHYHVGARELSRTQSAGLAALLPNPHQRTTGNTPAYRQQILERMRARGW
- a CDS encoding M15 family metallopeptidase is translated as MSKLSDKVPIPPKDLMNTNLSSATEATMLKKFGSPGTPKPGCGPASAAMKPRLVTANVGPFKVTGLVFAVESLKQIFAEVQTKHPDVFKAVKTAGMWCVRHRNHNSSKLSNHSWGTTIDLFFGTAVVDQGVHLTHRGMLPLFPIFNKHGWYWGAEFSGDSVDSMHFELSEETILKLEL
- a CDS encoding 23S rRNA (pseudouridine(1915)-N(3))-methyltransferase RlmH — its product is MKLLLLAVGRPRGEAADLIAEYESRARRYFPLDVGEVKEEAFRRAGDAARVRDEEGKRLLARVPAGVEIVALHETGKPWTSQQLADWLNELGVRGSPGAAFVVGGAYGLSDEILARARHRLSLSAMTLPHEIARLVLAEQLYRAGTILRGEPYHKGRD